The Lampris incognitus isolate fLamInc1 chromosome 7, fLamInc1.hap2, whole genome shotgun sequence genome window below encodes:
- the tbrg1 gene encoding transforming growth factor beta regulator 1 isoform X3, whose translation MYDGATCHSPSTSSNQGRGTSLSPMESLNTFESEMEADGQGNYSLFPALDSIAPLSGTSETLESEPPSDIAEKPNLTWLDAAQIVLEEAGRPMHIKEIKQRIIDRGLIQSNAKSSLEAVMYRETQKGSRRFKRIENRNGVFALLTDEERQQALQTFSTQSFLASPPQTTVSSSGSASSLPAFPSPTSSSEHRAKIKRGPRKNQNEKYRLKYLRLRKAARAMIFENAALCDEVAYLEEKFLRAKEERRFLLKSLLQYQSLSEGELLPTSSTSSHPSVSTAPHAALTSGPASASSLSGGHNLVSVVSTGEEGLHKKPKKERRERGRENGKEDVSSVPRKMSKKRKLADGSRKLVQPIALDSSGRPVFPIVLGGLTVYSLGEIITDRMLFHDQCAIYPVGFCSTRVFASMKNSDQQCLYTCQIKDGGSGPQFEIVPEEDPQNAIVASSALTCHSNLLKAIASVRSKPVQPIVPSGADFFGFSHPTIQNLIQSCPGARKCSNYQWVRFEVCRPGDGQVPHSLSEDDASVNFEAYQRHQGFDENTKTEHIISGQTPQSPSSSHQHHLTSPTMKPSGSYFSS comes from the exons ATGTACGACGGAGCTACATGCCATTCG CCATCTACGAGCAGTAACCAAGGCAGAGGCACTTCGCTGTCTCCCATGGAGTCCCTCAACACGTTTGAGTCTGAGATGGAGGCAGACGGACAGGGGAACTACTCTCTCTTTCCTGCTTTGGACAGCATCGCACCTCTGTCAGGgacatcagaaacacttgaaaG TGAACCACCCAGTGATATAGCAGAGAAGCCTAATCTCACATGGCTTGATGCTGCACAG ATTGTGTTGGAGGAAGCTGGGCGTCCAATGCACATTAAGGAGATTAAACAGCGAATCATCGACAGAGGACTAATCCAGTCCAA TGCAAAGTCGAGCCTAGAGGCTGTTATGTACCGTGAG ACACAAAAAGGCAGCAGGAGATTCAAGAGGATTGAAAACAGAAACGGAGTCTTTGCACTGTTG ACTGATGAAGAACGGCAGCAAGCCCTACAGACTTTTAGTACCCAGTCTTTCCTGGCCTCTCCTCCCCAGACAACCGTCTCAAGCTCTGGCTCAGCTTCCTCGCTGCCTGCCTTCCCATCTCCCACCAGTTCCTCAGAGCACAGGGCAAAGATTAAAAGAGGCCCACGCAAAAACCAAAATGAAAAATACCGACTCAAGTACCTCAGGCTTCGCAAAGCAGCACGTGCAATGATATTT GAGAATGCAGCCCTCTGTGATGAAGTTGCCTACTTGGAGGAGAAGTTTCTCAGAGCAAAGGAGGAGCGGAG GTTCTTATTGAAGTCATTGTTGCAGTACCAGTCCTTGTCAGAAGGAGAGCTATTGCCTACCTCTAGCACAAGTTCACACCCATCTGTGTCAACTGCGCCACATGCGGCATTAACCTCGGGGCCTGCAAGTGCTTCAAGCCTGTCTGGAGGACATAACCTAGTGTCAGTGGTGTCAACAGGAGAAGAGGGACTGCACAAAAAGCCCAAGAAGGAAAGAAGAGAACGAGGCAGAGAGAATGGAAAGGAGGATG TTTCTTCAGTTCCAAGGAAGATGTCAAAGAAAAGAAAGCTAGCAGACGGCTCTCGCAAGTTAGTACAGCCCATCGCTTTAGATTCCTCTGGGCGTCCTGTCTTTCCCATCGTACTGGGGGGGCTAACTGTCTACAGCTTGGGAGAG ATCATCACAGACAGAATGTTGTTCCATGACCAGTGTGCCATCTACCCAGTGGGCTTCTGCAGCACACGGGTTTTTGCTAGTATGAAGAACTCCGACCAGCAGTGTCTGTACACCTGCCAAATTAAAGATGGTGGAAGTGGACCACAG TTTGAGATTGTGCCTGAGGAGGATCCTCAGAATGCCATTGTTGCCTCTTCTGCCCTGACCTGCCACTCCAATCTACTGAAGGCCATTGCATCTGTGAG ATCCAAGCCCGTGCAACCTATTGTGCCGTCAGGAGCAGACTTCTTCGGCTTCTCTCACCCCACCATTCAGAACCTCATCCAGAGTTGTCCCGGAGCACGCAAATGTAGCAA TTACCAGTGGGTTCGTTTTGAGGTGTGTCGCCCAGGGGATGGACAGGTTCCTCACAGCCTGTCAGAGGATGATGCATCAGTCAACTTCGAGGCCTACCAACGACACCAGGGCTTTGATGAGAACACAAAGACAGAGCACATTATCTCAG GACAGACCCCCCAGTCTCCCAGCTCCTCTCATCAGCATCACCTCACCTCGCCCACCATGAAGCCCTCTGGATCGTATTTTAGCTcttga
- the tbrg1 gene encoding transforming growth factor beta regulator 1 isoform X5 yields MPSTSSNQGRGTSLSPMESLNTFESEMEADGQGNYSLFPALDSIAPLSGTSETLESEPPSDIAEKPNLTWLDAAQIVLEEAGRPMHIKEIKQRIIDRGLIQSNAKSSLEAVMYRETQKGSRRFKRIENRNGVFALLTDEERQQALQTFSTQSFLASPPQTTVSSSGSASSLPAFPSPTSSSEHRAKIKRGPRKNQNEKYRLKYLRLRKAARAMIFENAALCDEVAYLEEKFLRAKEERRFLLKSLLQYQSLSEGELLPTSSTSSHPSVSTAPHAALTSGPASASSLSGGHNLVSVVSTGEEGLHKKPKKERRERGRENGKEDVSSVPRKMSKKRKLADGSRKLVQPIALDSSGRPVFPIVLGGLTVYSLGEIITDRMLFHDQCAIYPVGFCSTRVFASMKNSDQQCLYTCQIKDGGSGPQFEIVPEEDPQNAIVASSALTCHSNLLKAIASVRSKPVQPIVPSGADFFGFSHPTIQNLIQSCPGARKCSNYQWVRFEVCRPGDGQVPHSLSEDDASVNFEAYQRHQGFDENTKTEHIISGQTPQSPSSSHQHHLTSPTMKPSGSYFSS; encoded by the exons ATG CCATCTACGAGCAGTAACCAAGGCAGAGGCACTTCGCTGTCTCCCATGGAGTCCCTCAACACGTTTGAGTCTGAGATGGAGGCAGACGGACAGGGGAACTACTCTCTCTTTCCTGCTTTGGACAGCATCGCACCTCTGTCAGGgacatcagaaacacttgaaaG TGAACCACCCAGTGATATAGCAGAGAAGCCTAATCTCACATGGCTTGATGCTGCACAG ATTGTGTTGGAGGAAGCTGGGCGTCCAATGCACATTAAGGAGATTAAACAGCGAATCATCGACAGAGGACTAATCCAGTCCAA TGCAAAGTCGAGCCTAGAGGCTGTTATGTACCGTGAG ACACAAAAAGGCAGCAGGAGATTCAAGAGGATTGAAAACAGAAACGGAGTCTTTGCACTGTTG ACTGATGAAGAACGGCAGCAAGCCCTACAGACTTTTAGTACCCAGTCTTTCCTGGCCTCTCCTCCCCAGACAACCGTCTCAAGCTCTGGCTCAGCTTCCTCGCTGCCTGCCTTCCCATCTCCCACCAGTTCCTCAGAGCACAGGGCAAAGATTAAAAGAGGCCCACGCAAAAACCAAAATGAAAAATACCGACTCAAGTACCTCAGGCTTCGCAAAGCAGCACGTGCAATGATATTT GAGAATGCAGCCCTCTGTGATGAAGTTGCCTACTTGGAGGAGAAGTTTCTCAGAGCAAAGGAGGAGCGGAG GTTCTTATTGAAGTCATTGTTGCAGTACCAGTCCTTGTCAGAAGGAGAGCTATTGCCTACCTCTAGCACAAGTTCACACCCATCTGTGTCAACTGCGCCACATGCGGCATTAACCTCGGGGCCTGCAAGTGCTTCAAGCCTGTCTGGAGGACATAACCTAGTGTCAGTGGTGTCAACAGGAGAAGAGGGACTGCACAAAAAGCCCAAGAAGGAAAGAAGAGAACGAGGCAGAGAGAATGGAAAGGAGGATG TTTCTTCAGTTCCAAGGAAGATGTCAAAGAAAAGAAAGCTAGCAGACGGCTCTCGCAAGTTAGTACAGCCCATCGCTTTAGATTCCTCTGGGCGTCCTGTCTTTCCCATCGTACTGGGGGGGCTAACTGTCTACAGCTTGGGAGAG ATCATCACAGACAGAATGTTGTTCCATGACCAGTGTGCCATCTACCCAGTGGGCTTCTGCAGCACACGGGTTTTTGCTAGTATGAAGAACTCCGACCAGCAGTGTCTGTACACCTGCCAAATTAAAGATGGTGGAAGTGGACCACAG TTTGAGATTGTGCCTGAGGAGGATCCTCAGAATGCCATTGTTGCCTCTTCTGCCCTGACCTGCCACTCCAATCTACTGAAGGCCATTGCATCTGTGAG ATCCAAGCCCGTGCAACCTATTGTGCCGTCAGGAGCAGACTTCTTCGGCTTCTCTCACCCCACCATTCAGAACCTCATCCAGAGTTGTCCCGGAGCACGCAAATGTAGCAA TTACCAGTGGGTTCGTTTTGAGGTGTGTCGCCCAGGGGATGGACAGGTTCCTCACAGCCTGTCAGAGGATGATGCATCAGTCAACTTCGAGGCCTACCAACGACACCAGGGCTTTGATGAGAACACAAAGACAGAGCACATTATCTCAG GACAGACCCCCCAGTCTCCCAGCTCCTCTCATCAGCATCACCTCACCTCGCCCACCATGAAGCCCTCTGGATCGTATTTTAGCTcttga
- the tbrg1 gene encoding transforming growth factor beta regulator 1 isoform X1, whose translation MDPSEGSPMIHGKEQSRARSERTGPSTSSNQGRGTSLSPMESLNTFESEMEADGQGNYSLFPALDSIAPLSGTSETLESEPPSDIAEKPNLTWLDAAQIVLEEAGRPMHIKEIKQRIIDRGLIQSNAKSSLEAVMYRETQKGSRRFKRIENRNGVFALLTDEERQQALQTFSTQSFLASPPQTTVSSSGSASSLPAFPSPTSSSEHRAKIKRGPRKNQNEKYRLKYLRLRKAARAMIFENAALCDEVAYLEEKFLRAKEERRFLLKSLLQYQSLSEGELLPTSSTSSHPSVSTAPHAALTSGPASASSLSGGHNLVSVVSTGEEGLHKKPKKERRERGRENGKEDVSSVPRKMSKKRKLADGSRKLVQPIALDSSGRPVFPIVLGGLTVYSLGEIITDRMLFHDQCAIYPVGFCSTRVFASMKNSDQQCLYTCQIKDGGSGPQFEIVPEEDPQNAIVASSALTCHSNLLKAIASVRSKPVQPIVPSGADFFGFSHPTIQNLIQSCPGARKCSNYQWVRFEVCRPGDGQVPHSLSEDDASVNFEAYQRHQGFDENTKTEHIISGQTPQSPSSSHQHHLTSPTMKPSGSYFSS comes from the exons ATGGACCCAAGTGAAGGCTCCCCGATGATTCATGGAAAAGAACAATCCCGAGCACGAAGTGAGAGAACTGGG CCATCTACGAGCAGTAACCAAGGCAGAGGCACTTCGCTGTCTCCCATGGAGTCCCTCAACACGTTTGAGTCTGAGATGGAGGCAGACGGACAGGGGAACTACTCTCTCTTTCCTGCTTTGGACAGCATCGCACCTCTGTCAGGgacatcagaaacacttgaaaG TGAACCACCCAGTGATATAGCAGAGAAGCCTAATCTCACATGGCTTGATGCTGCACAG ATTGTGTTGGAGGAAGCTGGGCGTCCAATGCACATTAAGGAGATTAAACAGCGAATCATCGACAGAGGACTAATCCAGTCCAA TGCAAAGTCGAGCCTAGAGGCTGTTATGTACCGTGAG ACACAAAAAGGCAGCAGGAGATTCAAGAGGATTGAAAACAGAAACGGAGTCTTTGCACTGTTG ACTGATGAAGAACGGCAGCAAGCCCTACAGACTTTTAGTACCCAGTCTTTCCTGGCCTCTCCTCCCCAGACAACCGTCTCAAGCTCTGGCTCAGCTTCCTCGCTGCCTGCCTTCCCATCTCCCACCAGTTCCTCAGAGCACAGGGCAAAGATTAAAAGAGGCCCACGCAAAAACCAAAATGAAAAATACCGACTCAAGTACCTCAGGCTTCGCAAAGCAGCACGTGCAATGATATTT GAGAATGCAGCCCTCTGTGATGAAGTTGCCTACTTGGAGGAGAAGTTTCTCAGAGCAAAGGAGGAGCGGAG GTTCTTATTGAAGTCATTGTTGCAGTACCAGTCCTTGTCAGAAGGAGAGCTATTGCCTACCTCTAGCACAAGTTCACACCCATCTGTGTCAACTGCGCCACATGCGGCATTAACCTCGGGGCCTGCAAGTGCTTCAAGCCTGTCTGGAGGACATAACCTAGTGTCAGTGGTGTCAACAGGAGAAGAGGGACTGCACAAAAAGCCCAAGAAGGAAAGAAGAGAACGAGGCAGAGAGAATGGAAAGGAGGATG TTTCTTCAGTTCCAAGGAAGATGTCAAAGAAAAGAAAGCTAGCAGACGGCTCTCGCAAGTTAGTACAGCCCATCGCTTTAGATTCCTCTGGGCGTCCTGTCTTTCCCATCGTACTGGGGGGGCTAACTGTCTACAGCTTGGGAGAG ATCATCACAGACAGAATGTTGTTCCATGACCAGTGTGCCATCTACCCAGTGGGCTTCTGCAGCACACGGGTTTTTGCTAGTATGAAGAACTCCGACCAGCAGTGTCTGTACACCTGCCAAATTAAAGATGGTGGAAGTGGACCACAG TTTGAGATTGTGCCTGAGGAGGATCCTCAGAATGCCATTGTTGCCTCTTCTGCCCTGACCTGCCACTCCAATCTACTGAAGGCCATTGCATCTGTGAG ATCCAAGCCCGTGCAACCTATTGTGCCGTCAGGAGCAGACTTCTTCGGCTTCTCTCACCCCACCATTCAGAACCTCATCCAGAGTTGTCCCGGAGCACGCAAATGTAGCAA TTACCAGTGGGTTCGTTTTGAGGTGTGTCGCCCAGGGGATGGACAGGTTCCTCACAGCCTGTCAGAGGATGATGCATCAGTCAACTTCGAGGCCTACCAACGACACCAGGGCTTTGATGAGAACACAAAGACAGAGCACATTATCTCAG GACAGACCCCCCAGTCTCCCAGCTCCTCTCATCAGCATCACCTCACCTCGCCCACCATGAAGCCCTCTGGATCGTATTTTAGCTcttga
- the tbrg1 gene encoding transforming growth factor beta regulator 1 isoform X6: MESLNTFESEMEADGQGNYSLFPALDSIAPLSGTSETLESEPPSDIAEKPNLTWLDAAQIVLEEAGRPMHIKEIKQRIIDRGLIQSNAKSSLEAVMYRETQKGSRRFKRIENRNGVFALLTDEERQQALQTFSTQSFLASPPQTTVSSSGSASSLPAFPSPTSSSEHRAKIKRGPRKNQNEKYRLKYLRLRKAARAMIFENAALCDEVAYLEEKFLRAKEERRFLLKSLLQYQSLSEGELLPTSSTSSHPSVSTAPHAALTSGPASASSLSGGHNLVSVVSTGEEGLHKKPKKERRERGRENGKEDVSSVPRKMSKKRKLADGSRKLVQPIALDSSGRPVFPIVLGGLTVYSLGEIITDRMLFHDQCAIYPVGFCSTRVFASMKNSDQQCLYTCQIKDGGSGPQFEIVPEEDPQNAIVASSALTCHSNLLKAIASVRSKPVQPIVPSGADFFGFSHPTIQNLIQSCPGARKCSNYQWVRFEVCRPGDGQVPHSLSEDDASVNFEAYQRHQGFDENTKTEHIISGQTPQSPSSSHQHHLTSPTMKPSGSYFSS; this comes from the exons ATGGAGTCCCTCAACACGTTTGAGTCTGAGATGGAGGCAGACGGACAGGGGAACTACTCTCTCTTTCCTGCTTTGGACAGCATCGCACCTCTGTCAGGgacatcagaaacacttgaaaG TGAACCACCCAGTGATATAGCAGAGAAGCCTAATCTCACATGGCTTGATGCTGCACAG ATTGTGTTGGAGGAAGCTGGGCGTCCAATGCACATTAAGGAGATTAAACAGCGAATCATCGACAGAGGACTAATCCAGTCCAA TGCAAAGTCGAGCCTAGAGGCTGTTATGTACCGTGAG ACACAAAAAGGCAGCAGGAGATTCAAGAGGATTGAAAACAGAAACGGAGTCTTTGCACTGTTG ACTGATGAAGAACGGCAGCAAGCCCTACAGACTTTTAGTACCCAGTCTTTCCTGGCCTCTCCTCCCCAGACAACCGTCTCAAGCTCTGGCTCAGCTTCCTCGCTGCCTGCCTTCCCATCTCCCACCAGTTCCTCAGAGCACAGGGCAAAGATTAAAAGAGGCCCACGCAAAAACCAAAATGAAAAATACCGACTCAAGTACCTCAGGCTTCGCAAAGCAGCACGTGCAATGATATTT GAGAATGCAGCCCTCTGTGATGAAGTTGCCTACTTGGAGGAGAAGTTTCTCAGAGCAAAGGAGGAGCGGAG GTTCTTATTGAAGTCATTGTTGCAGTACCAGTCCTTGTCAGAAGGAGAGCTATTGCCTACCTCTAGCACAAGTTCACACCCATCTGTGTCAACTGCGCCACATGCGGCATTAACCTCGGGGCCTGCAAGTGCTTCAAGCCTGTCTGGAGGACATAACCTAGTGTCAGTGGTGTCAACAGGAGAAGAGGGACTGCACAAAAAGCCCAAGAAGGAAAGAAGAGAACGAGGCAGAGAGAATGGAAAGGAGGATG TTTCTTCAGTTCCAAGGAAGATGTCAAAGAAAAGAAAGCTAGCAGACGGCTCTCGCAAGTTAGTACAGCCCATCGCTTTAGATTCCTCTGGGCGTCCTGTCTTTCCCATCGTACTGGGGGGGCTAACTGTCTACAGCTTGGGAGAG ATCATCACAGACAGAATGTTGTTCCATGACCAGTGTGCCATCTACCCAGTGGGCTTCTGCAGCACACGGGTTTTTGCTAGTATGAAGAACTCCGACCAGCAGTGTCTGTACACCTGCCAAATTAAAGATGGTGGAAGTGGACCACAG TTTGAGATTGTGCCTGAGGAGGATCCTCAGAATGCCATTGTTGCCTCTTCTGCCCTGACCTGCCACTCCAATCTACTGAAGGCCATTGCATCTGTGAG ATCCAAGCCCGTGCAACCTATTGTGCCGTCAGGAGCAGACTTCTTCGGCTTCTCTCACCCCACCATTCAGAACCTCATCCAGAGTTGTCCCGGAGCACGCAAATGTAGCAA TTACCAGTGGGTTCGTTTTGAGGTGTGTCGCCCAGGGGATGGACAGGTTCCTCACAGCCTGTCAGAGGATGATGCATCAGTCAACTTCGAGGCCTACCAACGACACCAGGGCTTTGATGAGAACACAAAGACAGAGCACATTATCTCAG GACAGACCCCCCAGTCTCCCAGCTCCTCTCATCAGCATCACCTCACCTCGCCCACCATGAAGCCCTCTGGATCGTATTTTAGCTcttga
- the tbrg1 gene encoding transforming growth factor beta regulator 1 isoform X2 yields the protein MDPSEGSPMIHGKEQSRARSERTGPSTSSNQGRGTSLSPMESLNTFESEMEADGQGNYSLFPALDSIAPLSGTSETLESEPPSDIAEKPNLTWLDAAQIVLEEAGRPMHIKEIKQRIIDRGLIQSNAKSSLEAVMYRETQKGSRRFKRIENRNGVFALLTDEERQQALQTFSTQSFLASPPQTTVSSSGSASSLPAFPSPTSSSEHRAKIKRGPRKNQNEKYRLKYLRLRKAARAMIFENAALCDEVAYLEEKFLRAKEERRFLLKSLLQYQSLSEGELLPTSSTSSHPSVSTAPHAALTSGPASASSLSGGHNLVSVVSTGEEGLHKKPKKERRERGRENGKEDVPRKMSKKRKLADGSRKLVQPIALDSSGRPVFPIVLGGLTVYSLGEIITDRMLFHDQCAIYPVGFCSTRVFASMKNSDQQCLYTCQIKDGGSGPQFEIVPEEDPQNAIVASSALTCHSNLLKAIASVRSKPVQPIVPSGADFFGFSHPTIQNLIQSCPGARKCSNYQWVRFEVCRPGDGQVPHSLSEDDASVNFEAYQRHQGFDENTKTEHIISGQTPQSPSSSHQHHLTSPTMKPSGSYFSS from the exons ATGGACCCAAGTGAAGGCTCCCCGATGATTCATGGAAAAGAACAATCCCGAGCACGAAGTGAGAGAACTGGG CCATCTACGAGCAGTAACCAAGGCAGAGGCACTTCGCTGTCTCCCATGGAGTCCCTCAACACGTTTGAGTCTGAGATGGAGGCAGACGGACAGGGGAACTACTCTCTCTTTCCTGCTTTGGACAGCATCGCACCTCTGTCAGGgacatcagaaacacttgaaaG TGAACCACCCAGTGATATAGCAGAGAAGCCTAATCTCACATGGCTTGATGCTGCACAG ATTGTGTTGGAGGAAGCTGGGCGTCCAATGCACATTAAGGAGATTAAACAGCGAATCATCGACAGAGGACTAATCCAGTCCAA TGCAAAGTCGAGCCTAGAGGCTGTTATGTACCGTGAG ACACAAAAAGGCAGCAGGAGATTCAAGAGGATTGAAAACAGAAACGGAGTCTTTGCACTGTTG ACTGATGAAGAACGGCAGCAAGCCCTACAGACTTTTAGTACCCAGTCTTTCCTGGCCTCTCCTCCCCAGACAACCGTCTCAAGCTCTGGCTCAGCTTCCTCGCTGCCTGCCTTCCCATCTCCCACCAGTTCCTCAGAGCACAGGGCAAAGATTAAAAGAGGCCCACGCAAAAACCAAAATGAAAAATACCGACTCAAGTACCTCAGGCTTCGCAAAGCAGCACGTGCAATGATATTT GAGAATGCAGCCCTCTGTGATGAAGTTGCCTACTTGGAGGAGAAGTTTCTCAGAGCAAAGGAGGAGCGGAG GTTCTTATTGAAGTCATTGTTGCAGTACCAGTCCTTGTCAGAAGGAGAGCTATTGCCTACCTCTAGCACAAGTTCACACCCATCTGTGTCAACTGCGCCACATGCGGCATTAACCTCGGGGCCTGCAAGTGCTTCAAGCCTGTCTGGAGGACATAACCTAGTGTCAGTGGTGTCAACAGGAGAAGAGGGACTGCACAAAAAGCCCAAGAAGGAAAGAAGAGAACGAGGCAGAGAGAATGGAAAGGAGGATG TTCCAAGGAAGATGTCAAAGAAAAGAAAGCTAGCAGACGGCTCTCGCAAGTTAGTACAGCCCATCGCTTTAGATTCCTCTGGGCGTCCTGTCTTTCCCATCGTACTGGGGGGGCTAACTGTCTACAGCTTGGGAGAG ATCATCACAGACAGAATGTTGTTCCATGACCAGTGTGCCATCTACCCAGTGGGCTTCTGCAGCACACGGGTTTTTGCTAGTATGAAGAACTCCGACCAGCAGTGTCTGTACACCTGCCAAATTAAAGATGGTGGAAGTGGACCACAG TTTGAGATTGTGCCTGAGGAGGATCCTCAGAATGCCATTGTTGCCTCTTCTGCCCTGACCTGCCACTCCAATCTACTGAAGGCCATTGCATCTGTGAG ATCCAAGCCCGTGCAACCTATTGTGCCGTCAGGAGCAGACTTCTTCGGCTTCTCTCACCCCACCATTCAGAACCTCATCCAGAGTTGTCCCGGAGCACGCAAATGTAGCAA TTACCAGTGGGTTCGTTTTGAGGTGTGTCGCCCAGGGGATGGACAGGTTCCTCACAGCCTGTCAGAGGATGATGCATCAGTCAACTTCGAGGCCTACCAACGACACCAGGGCTTTGATGAGAACACAAAGACAGAGCACATTATCTCAG GACAGACCCCCCAGTCTCCCAGCTCCTCTCATCAGCATCACCTCACCTCGCCCACCATGAAGCCCTCTGGATCGTATTTTAGCTcttga
- the tbrg1 gene encoding transforming growth factor beta regulator 1 isoform X4: MVKPSTSSNQGRGTSLSPMESLNTFESEMEADGQGNYSLFPALDSIAPLSGTSETLESEPPSDIAEKPNLTWLDAAQIVLEEAGRPMHIKEIKQRIIDRGLIQSNAKSSLEAVMYRETQKGSRRFKRIENRNGVFALLTDEERQQALQTFSTQSFLASPPQTTVSSSGSASSLPAFPSPTSSSEHRAKIKRGPRKNQNEKYRLKYLRLRKAARAMIFENAALCDEVAYLEEKFLRAKEERRFLLKSLLQYQSLSEGELLPTSSTSSHPSVSTAPHAALTSGPASASSLSGGHNLVSVVSTGEEGLHKKPKKERRERGRENGKEDVSSVPRKMSKKRKLADGSRKLVQPIALDSSGRPVFPIVLGGLTVYSLGEIITDRMLFHDQCAIYPVGFCSTRVFASMKNSDQQCLYTCQIKDGGSGPQFEIVPEEDPQNAIVASSALTCHSNLLKAIASVRSKPVQPIVPSGADFFGFSHPTIQNLIQSCPGARKCSNYQWVRFEVCRPGDGQVPHSLSEDDASVNFEAYQRHQGFDENTKTEHIISGQTPQSPSSSHQHHLTSPTMKPSGSYFSS, encoded by the exons ATGGTAAAG CCATCTACGAGCAGTAACCAAGGCAGAGGCACTTCGCTGTCTCCCATGGAGTCCCTCAACACGTTTGAGTCTGAGATGGAGGCAGACGGACAGGGGAACTACTCTCTCTTTCCTGCTTTGGACAGCATCGCACCTCTGTCAGGgacatcagaaacacttgaaaG TGAACCACCCAGTGATATAGCAGAGAAGCCTAATCTCACATGGCTTGATGCTGCACAG ATTGTGTTGGAGGAAGCTGGGCGTCCAATGCACATTAAGGAGATTAAACAGCGAATCATCGACAGAGGACTAATCCAGTCCAA TGCAAAGTCGAGCCTAGAGGCTGTTATGTACCGTGAG ACACAAAAAGGCAGCAGGAGATTCAAGAGGATTGAAAACAGAAACGGAGTCTTTGCACTGTTG ACTGATGAAGAACGGCAGCAAGCCCTACAGACTTTTAGTACCCAGTCTTTCCTGGCCTCTCCTCCCCAGACAACCGTCTCAAGCTCTGGCTCAGCTTCCTCGCTGCCTGCCTTCCCATCTCCCACCAGTTCCTCAGAGCACAGGGCAAAGATTAAAAGAGGCCCACGCAAAAACCAAAATGAAAAATACCGACTCAAGTACCTCAGGCTTCGCAAAGCAGCACGTGCAATGATATTT GAGAATGCAGCCCTCTGTGATGAAGTTGCCTACTTGGAGGAGAAGTTTCTCAGAGCAAAGGAGGAGCGGAG GTTCTTATTGAAGTCATTGTTGCAGTACCAGTCCTTGTCAGAAGGAGAGCTATTGCCTACCTCTAGCACAAGTTCACACCCATCTGTGTCAACTGCGCCACATGCGGCATTAACCTCGGGGCCTGCAAGTGCTTCAAGCCTGTCTGGAGGACATAACCTAGTGTCAGTGGTGTCAACAGGAGAAGAGGGACTGCACAAAAAGCCCAAGAAGGAAAGAAGAGAACGAGGCAGAGAGAATGGAAAGGAGGATG TTTCTTCAGTTCCAAGGAAGATGTCAAAGAAAAGAAAGCTAGCAGACGGCTCTCGCAAGTTAGTACAGCCCATCGCTTTAGATTCCTCTGGGCGTCCTGTCTTTCCCATCGTACTGGGGGGGCTAACTGTCTACAGCTTGGGAGAG ATCATCACAGACAGAATGTTGTTCCATGACCAGTGTGCCATCTACCCAGTGGGCTTCTGCAGCACACGGGTTTTTGCTAGTATGAAGAACTCCGACCAGCAGTGTCTGTACACCTGCCAAATTAAAGATGGTGGAAGTGGACCACAG TTTGAGATTGTGCCTGAGGAGGATCCTCAGAATGCCATTGTTGCCTCTTCTGCCCTGACCTGCCACTCCAATCTACTGAAGGCCATTGCATCTGTGAG ATCCAAGCCCGTGCAACCTATTGTGCCGTCAGGAGCAGACTTCTTCGGCTTCTCTCACCCCACCATTCAGAACCTCATCCAGAGTTGTCCCGGAGCACGCAAATGTAGCAA TTACCAGTGGGTTCGTTTTGAGGTGTGTCGCCCAGGGGATGGACAGGTTCCTCACAGCCTGTCAGAGGATGATGCATCAGTCAACTTCGAGGCCTACCAACGACACCAGGGCTTTGATGAGAACACAAAGACAGAGCACATTATCTCAG GACAGACCCCCCAGTCTCCCAGCTCCTCTCATCAGCATCACCTCACCTCGCCCACCATGAAGCCCTCTGGATCGTATTTTAGCTcttga